The genomic DNA AGAGCCCAGCCCATATTATTTTCCCATCATCTGATGGCTTATTTTCAAATGTTCAGACGGGACATCACCAGACTTTCCGATTATCTTGAAAGAAGTGATGAAATGCCGCTTGGTGCCGGTGCTTTGGCAGGTACTACTTTTAATATAGACAGACATTATGTAGCACAGGAACTTGGTTTTTCTGCTGTTACGCAAAATAGTCTTGATTCTGTTAGTGACAGAGATTTTATCATAGAGCTTTCTTCTGCTATTTCTATTATTTCCATGCACTTATCAAGATTTTCCGAGGAAATAATAATCTGGTGCACTTCAGAGTTCAATTTTTTGAAGCTGGATGATGCATTTTCTACAGGTTCGTCTATTATGCCGCAGAAAAAAAACCCTGATATCCCAGAGCTTATTCGTGGAAAAACTGGGAGAATATATGGAAATCTTATGGGAATACTGACTACTATGAAGGCTCTCCCTCTTGCATATAACAAAGATATGCAGGAAGACAAAGAAGGAATTTTTGATTCTATAGATAATATAGAGATTTCCCTTGAAATTTTTAATGAAATGCTTGCTACGATCACTATTAACGACGGCGAAATACTGAAATCCATGAAATACGGCTTTCTAAATGCTACTGATGTGGCTGATTATCTTGCCAAAAAAGGAATCCCTTTTAGAAATGCCCATAAAATTGTCGGTGAGATCGTAAGCAGCTGTGAAGATAAAAAAATAGCAATTGATGATATGACTCTTGAAGATTTTAAGAATTTTTCACCTGTATTTGAGTCAGATATAACAGAGATCATAAAAACTGAAAATTGTGTAAATGAAAGAAAATCTTTCGGAGGTACTTCAAAGGATAATGTTCTTATGCAGATTAAAAACGGTAATGATTTTCTAAATTCATTAATATCTTAATTTATTTACTACAGTATGTCACAAACAACTTAAGTATATATTTTATATATTTTTTTTGAATTTAATTATATACTTAGGTTATTGACATTATTATAAAATTATGGTAAATTCTATTTATAAATATGTTATTAGGAGGAGAGATAATGAGAAATAATTTTAGGATAATGTTTTCACACAATTTTATTCAATAAATTCCTATTACTGTTTTTTCATTATATTTCTGTTAGTTTTAATTTAATAGTATTAATTCAGTCAATGGGTACCCATTGATTTTTATTTTTAAAAAATTTTAGGAGGTTAAAATGTCAAAAGATAAGGTAGTACTGGCTTATTCAGGAGGACTCGACACATCTATTATTATCCCGTGGTTAAAAGAAAACTATGATTTGGAAGTAATAGCCTGCTGTGTAAATGTCGGTCAGGAAGATGATATGGAAGAAGTAAGAAAAAAGGCTGTAGAATCGGGAGCTACCAAAGTTTACGTAGAAGACAAAAGGGAAGAATTCGTAAGGGACTATGCTTTTAGAGGACTGAAAGCCGGTGCTGTTTATGAACATAAATATCTTTTAGGGACTGCTTTTGCCCGTCCGCTTATTGCTAAAACACTTGTAGATGTTGCTCATAAAGAAGATGCAAAATATATATGCCATGGTGCCACAGGAAAAGGAAATGACCAGGTAAGATTTGAAACTGGGATTGCTTCTTTTGATCCTGAATTAAAAATAATCGCCCCATGGAGAATGTGGGATATAAGTTCACGTGAAGATGCTATTGATTACGCTAACAAGCATGGTATAAGCGTACCTGTTACCAAGGAAAAAATATACTCGAGAGATCAGAATTTATGGCATATTTCACATGAAGGCGGAGATATAGAAGACCTTACTACAGAACATCAGGAAGATATTTTATATCTGATGACTACTTCTCCGGAAAAAGCAAAAAATGATCCTACTTATGTAGAAATTTCATTTGAAAAGGGCTGGCCGGTTAAAGTAGACGGAAAAGCTCTTGCTCCTGTAGAATTATTGGAAACACTTAATAAAATTGCAGGAGAAAACGGTGTAGGAATTACAGACATCGTAGAAAACAGAATTGTTGGTATGAAATCGCGTGGAATATATGAAACTCCGGGCGGAACTCTTCTGATGGAAGCTCTGAATGAGCTTGAATGCATAATTTTTGATAAAGACACACTTAATTTTAAAAAGCTGGTTTCTCAAAAATATGCTGATCTTACTTATTCAGGTCAGTGGTTCACACCATTAAGAGAAGCTCTTGATGCTTTTGTAGATAAAGTACATGAAAATGCGACAGGAACTATAAAATTAAAATTATATAAAGGAAATATAAAAGTAGCAGGAAGATATTCAGATTATGCACTTTACAGTGAAAAAATCTCATCTTTCGGGGACAGCGGCGAGCTTTACAGCCATAAAGATGCTGAAGGATTTATAAAGCTTTTTTCACTGCCAAATAAAATAAGAGCATCTAAGAAATAATTATATTGTAAATAAAAAATGAACTGCCCCAATCTTATATGAAGCAGTTCATTTTTTATTTTTTTGTATTACGTAATCTTAATAATCTTACTATTTCATTTTTTATATTTATTGATTCATTTTGCAGCTTGTCTCCGCTCACTATTATTTTACCTTTTTCATCTATGTATCTTATAAGATTTTTATTTGAATCAAAATAGTATCTTTCCTTATGAATCTTTGTTCTTTTCTCGTTGAATTTCTTATCTGTTATCGGAGCATTATAAGTATGTCTTTCCTTATATACAAATATTGGATAATTATCTCCAAAATAGATTTCTTCATGCATTTTTCCCGTTTCACCAAAATAGCCTGCCACAATTACCTTTAGTCTTTTATTTTCATAATAATAAACTGCTTCTCCGCCTTCTGTACTGTTTCCATTATCAGGAACGGCTACCTTCTCATATTTAGGCATATCTTTTTGTATAAGTTCGTATTCTGCCCTCACATCTTCCACAGTTAAAAATTGCTTAGAATAAGTCATAGTAAATAAAAAACACATAGCTATCAAAAAATATTTTTTCATTTGTCCCTCCTTCATTTTCTGTTAATTAATTTGTATCTACGTTAAACATATCATTAGGATCTGAATTTCCGCTTTTTTTATCCTGCGGTGTGTAGTCCACAGTAACCCCCTGATTTTGATTATTTCCATTCTTGACAATATTTGTACTGTTAGTATCATCTGTTGGTGTTTTAGTCTTATTTGGTGTTCCTCCTGTCAAAGACGGAGCCTTGTCAATAGGTGAATTAAATAACGGATCATTGCTTGCATTTGTTTTCGCAGAACCGGCTGAATTTAATATTGCCAGATTCTTCTTAGCATCTTTATCCCCGTTTGCAGCAGCTATGGCATACCACTTCTTAGCCTCTTCCATATTATTCTGTTTATGATATGTTATTGCTATAGGCATAGAAAGCTCTTTCATACCGGAATTGTAAGCTTTTTTCAGATATTCTCTCGCTTCGGTATTTCTGTTCTGATTAAAATAGATAAGTCCTATTCCTCTGTTTGCATCTTTTTCACCACGTGCCGCCGCTCTTTTGTACCATTTAAGTGCTTCTGACATATTATTCTGATTTGCATTTATCTGGGCTATATTTATATCTACCCTTTTTTCACCGGCATTATAAGCTCTTTCAAACCATCTTTTAGCCTCTGATAAATTCTTATTGTTCATATATGTTCCGCCTATTGCTGCCAGCATGTTTTTATCATTTGTATTCAGTGCATATTTTTCCGACCACTTCAGGTATTCTTTTTCATTACCCATTTCCCTGTTAATTATAGCAAGGTTTCTTATTGCATCATTATTTCCTTTTTCTGCAGCCATTTCCAGCCATTTTTTAGACTCTTCTTTTTCATTACTCTGATAGTAAAATGCCGAAAGAGCCAACATTGCCTGAACATCACCGTTTTTCGCAGCTTCCTTGGCTTGTTCTATCTTAGCCTGATCTACATTCTGTTCGGAATCCATTTTCCCGTCATCAATCATACTTTGTCCAAGTGCTGTTATTTCATTTCCATTATTAATATTTTCCGTTGCTGCTGCATCTTTTTTCTGTTCTGTATTATCTTTATTTTTCTTTTCGCCGCAAGAAAGTACTAATAATAAAGAAAACAATATTAAAATTCTTTTCATACTTACCATCTACCTCTTTTTAATCAAAATATTTAAAATGACCCAATTTCTGTAAATCTTTCTATATGAAATAAAGTATCCCTAAAAATTCCTGTTGTCGGTTCGTCTTCATAGTTTAATGTAAATATCCCGTCTTCATTATTCCATAATCTTTCAAAGTAATCGTTCATTTCTAAGTTAATAGGAGCCTCTGCATCAGTTATTATTCTCAGGTTGGCATCCATTATAAACCCTCTGATGTTCTTTCTTATAAAATTCGAAGAACCGCCGTTTATAATTACTGTTCCGTTTTTCTTCTCTATTTTCATATATTTAGTGTGAAATTGTTCTCCATTTGTAAAATACCATTTTATTTGTACTTTATTTTTTGTTTTCTTCATTATTTCCTTGGCTACAGGTTTATTTGGAAGTCCGTTTGTGTCCATTCCAAAAGCATCTTTATTCCTGTCAAGGATCATTCTTATTTCTACTCCCCTGTTTGCAGCATCTATCAGATGCTTTATTACTTCTTTATCAGATAAAAAATACATTCCTATCTGAATTTTATCCCCCGCCCTTGTAGCTTTTATATCTCTGTCCAGTGCCTCTCCTACTTTCAGCTCTGTTATCATCTTTACCTTATATCTGGAATCCTCATAATCAGAGTATTCATAATCAGGCTCTACATCTATATCTTTATTTGAAAATTCCCCCACTAATTTCGCATTTTTTATAGACTCGTTGATAATATTCCCGTTTACTTCAAAAGAAGTGTTGCTGTTATAGTAACTCGCATCATGAATATTAGCCGAAGTTAATATTAATGATTTTTCAGTAGTAAAAATTTTTCTGTGGTCTGCTTTTACGTTCACTGCCCGTAATATATTTCTTATTGCCATATCCGGATACTGCTTACCGTAAAAATTCGGTATCCAGCCCTTCTCTATAGGATTGCCCTGCGGTTCTATAAAAGTTCTCCAGATAGGAGAATACCATGGATATATATCCTTAAGCTTGTATATTTCTACCATTGTCACATCAATTCCGTTTTGTTCCAGCTTCTTAAATACAGGATTATCATAAGAGCCGTACAAGCGGTTATTTTCATCAGTAAGCAGATATATTTTGAAATCCTCGTTTTCTCTTTTTTTGTCTATCAGCTTTTGTGAAAACTGTTCGGTAAATTCAGGAAATTTTCCAAAATTCCTGTCATATATCTGATTATACAAAAATATATCTATTATCAGAAACTCCTCGGCTTCATCTATATTTTTATATACTTTATTAAAGATGTGTGTCTCATGTGCAGCATCTCCGTCCTTGGTAAGATATGACAAATCATATTTAAACTCTGCTATCTCACTGTGATATTCCTTGCTTTCGAAATCCACTCCCGGAGGCGGTGTTTTAATGGTACTGCATGATAGAAATAATAAACATAATACTGTTATTAGTATGCTACTGCTTTTCTTCATTTATTACCTCTCGTTTATATTCTGTATCATATTGTATCATAAACTTGTTATTAAAAAAAGAATATTAATACTTTCCTTTTGCTAAAATAATTTTATATATAAATATTTCATAAAATAAAAACTACTTCATTACAAAATCTTTTTTATTTTATGAGTGAAGTATTCCCTTTTTAGAAGTGTTGATCTCTATATAAATTGGAAGATGATCCGATATATATGTTTTTATCTCTTCATAATTATTTTTATATAATTATATACTCCGTATCTTCCTGTAAACTCCTTAGTATGTTTTCTGCTTATAAAAAAGTTGTCGTATGAATTAACCAGTGATTTTTTACCCAGAGTTGTCAGATCCTCGTCCGGATTTAGAACATATTCTATCTGTTCCGGATGTACTGTTAATTTCCTAAACCCTCTGTTATTTGCCGGGAGATTAAAGTCTCCGGCTATTATCACATCTTTTTCCAAAGGAACCATTTTTCGAAAAAAATTATAAACCAGAATATATCTTGAAGCTTCAAGAATACGTTCCCTTTCTTTTTTTCCATAGACCGAATGGGCAAGCACATATACAAAGTCAAACTCCCCGGCTTTGAACCATACACCGTAAGGCTCTCTTTCAAAGTCAGACGGCTTCTCTTCCTGATAATAGCCTGCTGGCTCTTTCAAGCTTACCTTTTCTTTCTGCCATATGTATGCAAAATATTCTTTGTACTCTCCGCTGCCTGCGGGTTTTTCAGATATATGATATTCCCATTTTTTCCCTGTTATTTTCTCAAGATTCCCCTTTAATATTTTCAGACCGTTTTCATTCATTACTTCCTGTAAACCGACTAAGTCAAATTTTGATAATACTTTTGAAACCTGATAATAATCTTTTTTATTTTTTCCCAGTCTCAAGGTATTAAAACTCGCAATCAGCACTGTATTTTCCGGAAACAATGAGGAAAACAGAATAAAAAATAAAATAATATACCTCATAACACACCCCCTGTGTTTTATTTATTAATCATTTGCTCTTTCCATGTAATCCCCGGTTCTTGTATCTATTTTTATTTTATCCCCGATTTTTATAAACAGAGGAACCTGTAAAATATACCCTGTCGATACTGTTGCCGGTTTAGTGGCCTTTCCGATTGTATCTCCTTTTAATCCGGGCTCAGTATATGTAACTTCTCTTACTACTGTATTTGGCAGCTCTACTCCTACCGGAGTTCCTTCATACATAAGCACCTGTATTACCATTTCTTCTATAAGAAAATCTACTGCATCTCCCAAATCATCTTTTGAAAGTGTTATCTGATCAAATGTTTCCTGATCCATAAAAAAATATTCTTCATCCATAGCATATAAAAACTGCATCTGGTTTCTGTCCAGTATAATATCATCTATCATTTCAGTTGATAATACTGTTATTTCCTGTACTTTACCGGAAATAAGATCTTTTATTTTGAATTTCATCTCAGCTGCTCTTGCTTTTTTTCCGGATGTCGACTGGTGTCTGTCTGCTTTCAGGATTAAATAAGGTACATTATCCTTTCTGTATGTACTTCCCTGTCTTAATTCCATTGCCTGTTTCATTTTTTCTCCCTTCATAATTACAGTACTCTGGTAATAATATCAAAAATCTGAATATTACAGTAACAGAGTACTTATGACTCAATTTATTAAGTTTATTAAAAACTGTTCTAATCTAAGATGCCGGTAATTTGGTGAAATATTACATTTCAAAACCAAAATACCCGTACCTTAGATATAACTTTACATTCCCCAGGTCTGATATTCTGACTGATATGTTTCGTAATTTCAGTTTTTCAAAATCTATTGACCGCACTATGTTTAATTAATTTCTAATAAAAACGACTGTTATAATGTACCGGTAATGCGAACCGGTCACTATACTAGACGAGTATACAACAAAATCAAGATAAATTCAAGATTTTTTATTAGTTTTATCCGGTAAATCCGTTATATTTTCTAACTTATAATTTTTTACTTTTTAATTTTTCAAGCTTGAATTATATGTTGTCTGTCAATAAAACTGCCTGTTCAGTCTTTCAAATTATTTGCTTATTTTGCATCCTCTGTACAGTTCATTTATATACACATTATTATTTCCCCAGTTATTTCTGTCATATGTATTAAAATCGCTGTTCCATGAAGGAAAATAACCAAAAATATTGAGATATGCGGCATCCTCCAATAAACCCAGTTCATAATTCCTGTTGCTGTATATCTCGCTGCTCGCATTTTCATCTTTTTTTAGTCTTGCTATATCATACTTTGTTCTTATTTCCATTACATTATCATTTATTTTTCTTATCTGAAAACCTCTTCCGTCATCACAGTTATAATTAACCAATGGTGACTTTTCTGTTTTAGCCTGTAAAAATAAGCCGGCTGTCAAAAATAAGATAAATATAAATACTTTTTTCATGATTAACCTCCAAAATTATTCAGGAGTTACTATAACTGATATATAACCGCTAAAATCTGTTACTGTAAAATTTAATCCGTTATTGCAAAATTCAGCTTCTTTAACAGAAGGCATGTTTTTTTCCATTGTTTTTACTGATACTGGTATCCCCAGCTGCTTTGTCATATTTGATATAATTATATCATAGCTTCCTTGAGGATAATACAATTCTATACTGCTTAACGTCCTATTTTCACCGTCAAGATGATAAATAGTTTCTACAGTCTGACCAAACCAGTCTTCATTTTTTTTCAGACCGGAAAGTGTTTTTCCGGATGCATTTACTGCATACACGTCCTTCGTTCCTTTTAACTGATGCCGCAGCTGGTCAGCATTCATTCCAAATAATTTTTTTACGGTTATTTTTCCTAATGCCTGTGTATTAGTTACAAAATCAATATCTACAGTATCTACAGCCGAAGATTTTATATTTTCATATGATACTGCCAAAGCGGATAAGCTGGCTAATATTATTATTTTTTTAAACTTTTTCATCATCTTTATCTCCTTTTATAAATCACGAAATCTGACTGTCACATATGCTGTTAAGATTATCTGAACTATCAGTATAAAAGGAATACCGTATTTAAAATACCAGTGTTTTGTTTTATGCTTGAATAATTTCATGCCTAACAGGGCTCCAAGGCTTCCGCCAGCGATTGATAAAAGAAAAAGTGTACTTTCTTTTATTCTCCATTTTTTATTTTTGGCTTTACTTTTATCCAGAAAAAAAGTATACATTGTAAATATATTTATCATTAATAAATATGATAATATTATTTCATATAATTTCATTATTCTCTCCAAAATTCATTCTAACATGCCAAAAATCAAAATTTTTCTGATAATTGCACTTTCATTATTGATATCTTATCAGATATATTTTATCAGCATTTCCTTAGAAATATATTTATTTACAGAAAATTTTTTTATTTTTTTTCCTTCTGTACCGGATATGCATATTATATTGTCAGAGAAGTCAATAGCTTCGTCCAGATCATGTGAAACCATAACAGCTGTCTGATTGCGGCTTTTTATTTCCTGTTTCAGTTTTCCTATTATTTCTTCTTTATTAATAATATCTATTGATTTAAACGGTTCATCCATAAAGAGCAGGTCTGCAGGATATGATGCTGCTCTGGCTATATTTACCCTTTGCTTCATTCCGCCGCTTAAGCTGGACGGATAATATTTTTCATATCCGTTTAGATTGACCAGTCTCAGATTCTTTATAATTATTTCATTTTTTTCTGTTTTTGACAGACCTTTATTTTTCAATACAAGCTCAATGTTCTCATAAACAGTAAGCCATTTTACCAGAATTTCTTCCTGAAAAACACAGCTTAAATTTTTATATCTCAGAATATCTTTCATTATGTAGTTTAAAAGCGTGGTTTTCCCGCATCCTGAACGGCCGAGTATTGTTGTTATCCTGTTTTTTTCAAATTCTATTGAGAAATTCTTGTATATTACATCAGTACCAAAGCTCACATTTATATTCTCAAATCTATAATCAGCCATTTTCCCTCCAAAACATCACTTTATTGCGGAAAATACGAAAGATAAAATCCAGTATAAATGAAAAAAATACTATTATTATTATCCATGCTATTATTCCCTGAGTATTAAGCGTTAATTTTTCATTTAGAATGCCGCTTCCTACACCGTATTTCGGCTGACTGTATATTTCCCCTGCTATTACAGTTTTCAAAATCAAACCAAAAACAGAGCTTGCTATATTTGTCAGATTATACAGGAGAGCTGGAAAATACAGCTTTATTATTGAATCTTTTCTATTTATGTGAAATACTTTTATTAGTTTTTTGATTTCAGGATCAATATTATTTATACTTCCTACAATATTATCATAAAATATTGGAAACGAAATCACAGTTCCTATTACCAGAGGCGATATCTCCTTCGGAAACCAGATAAGCACAAGTACAATCATAGCAATAATCGGTGCATATTTTATAAAGCTTATCTGCGGTTTCAAAAATATACGCACAGCTTTGAAATTTGCCGATATAATACCTAAAATCAGCGAACTGATTATGGAAATCAGAAATGCACAGAGAATTCTTATAAATGTGCTGTATATTTCCCTGAAAAATGTATCCTGAAATATAATCAGTTTTATTTCCCGTAAAATGGAAGACAGACCGGGAAATATTACATCATTTCCTACATATTTTGATATTAACTCCCATATTATACCCGTTCCCAGTATTGAGAGAAAAAAGATCAGATACTTATTTTTCATAAAAAATCCCGCTGTCAGGAATTTTTCCCCCGATAGTTTTCACATCAAAGTCCGATAATATTTTGTAATATTCCAAATAATAATTTTCTGTTTCTTTTATTGATAAAAAATTAATATTGGAATTTTTAATTATCTCTGGCAAAAATGCTGCCGGTATGCTTAATTCAGCTTTTTTCAAAAAATCTTCCTTATTTCCCTCTCCTGTAAGCCATTTATTCTGCTCTTCAAGCTCTAACGCAAGCTTTTTTGCAATATCCGGATATTTTTTCAGCACTCCCTCTTTAGCTATCAATGTAGCCTGCGGAAAGCCGTATTTATTTGAATATAATTTTTTCCACTCTTCATTTAAAGAAAGTATCATTTTTACATCAGTATTTTTCTTCAAAAGAACCGAAGCCGCAGGCTCAGACAATACAGCTGTTTTTATCTTTCCAGCAGCAAGTGCACTTGCCAGCTCTGTTCCTGAACTGAAATATTCCAGATCCAGACTTTCGGCATCTATATTATTCTTGTTTAATATATTCCTGAAAACAATATCCGGAGTCTGCCCTCTTCCTATTATTCCAGTTTTCTTATTTTTCAAATCCTCAAGTCCGCTTATATTTTCACTGCTGACCAGATATAACGAACCCCATGAGACAGTACCCAGTATTTTATATCCCATATTTTTATTATAAAGCTGGGCCGCAAGGCTGGACGGCACTATTGCAATTATATTATCATCTTCTGTCAGAAGACTGCCTGTGAGTGTTTCTGCCGTTGCTGCTTTTTCATATTCTATATTAACATTATCCTCAAACTGTTTATTTTCAGAATACATTCCTAATACCGAAAGTGCAGGAAGCCCTTCTGGAAAAATAAATTTTACTGTTATTTTTTCTTCACCTGCGTTTTTATCATCTTTAGGCACTCCTCCATTTCCGCAGCCGAAAATTAATAACATACTCAAAATAATTATCCCTATTTTTTTCACGTAATCACCTCTAAAAATCTTATTTTATGTAAAGCATTTTTATTTAACAGATATCATATTATAAACCATATATATTTTGTTAGTCAAACGATAATATTTTTTATTATGATTTTTTGTTTCAATATTTCATCATCCCAAATTAAGAAAATTTGAAATATTTTCTCCAATAGAGTAAAATGTAATAAAAAAATAAGGAGCTGCATATGAAAAAAATACTTTATCTGGTTTTCACTCTAATATTGATTTCATGTTCCTCTGTTCCCACTGGCACTTCCATAGAATCACCAGTGAGAAAATCAGATGACGTGAAATTTTACTATGACCTTACTTATAAAAAAGACGATGAAATTGTTTACGAAAGTAATATATGGCCCAGAGTTTACGAGATTCTTGATGAATCAGAAGATTTTTTTATTTTAGATGTTTTCCTTTTCAATGACTGGGTTCAGAAAAAAGAATCTTCAGATAAATTATACTCTCTCGCTGAAAAGCTCAGGGATAAAATTGTAGAAAAAAAACAAAAGAACCCGGATCTTGATGTTTATATTATTCTTGACCCTAATAAT from Sebaldella termitidis ATCC 33386 includes the following:
- a CDS encoding phospholipase D family protein — encoded protein: MKKSSSILITVLCLLFLSCSTIKTPPPGVDFESKEYHSEIAEFKYDLSYLTKDGDAAHETHIFNKVYKNIDEAEEFLIIDIFLYNQIYDRNFGKFPEFTEQFSQKLIDKKRENEDFKIYLLTDENNRLYGSYDNPVFKKLEQNGIDVTMVEIYKLKDIYPWYSPIWRTFIEPQGNPIEKGWIPNFYGKQYPDMAIRNILRAVNVKADHRKIFTTEKSLILTSANIHDASYYNSNTSFEVNGNIINESIKNAKLVGEFSNKDIDVEPDYEYSDYEDSRYKVKMITELKVGEALDRDIKATRAGDKIQIGMYFLSDKEVIKHLIDAANRGVEIRMILDRNKDAFGMDTNGLPNKPVAKEIMKKTKNKVQIKWYFTNGEQFHTKYMKIEKKNGTVIINGGSSNFIRKNIRGFIMDANLRIITDAEAPINLEMNDYFERLWNNEDGIFTLNYEDEPTTGIFRDTLFHIERFTEIGSF
- a CDS encoding endonuclease/exonuclease/phosphatase family protein is translated as MRYIILFFILFSSLFPENTVLIASFNTLRLGKNKKDYYQVSKVLSKFDLVGLQEVMNENGLKILKGNLEKITGKKWEYHISEKPAGSGEYKEYFAYIWQKEKVSLKEPAGYYQEEKPSDFEREPYGVWFKAGEFDFVYVLAHSVYGKKERERILEASRYILVYNFFRKMVPLEKDVIIAGDFNLPANNRGFRKLTVHPEQIEYVLNPDEDLTTLGKKSLVNSYDNFFISRKHTKEFTGRYGVYNYIKIIMKR
- a CDS encoding tetratricopeptide repeat protein, which produces MKRILILFSLLLVLSCGEKKNKDNTEQKKDAAATENINNGNEITALGQSMIDDGKMDSEQNVDQAKIEQAKEAAKNGDVQAMLALSAFYYQSNEKEESKKWLEMAAEKGNNDAIRNLAIINREMGNEKEYLKWSEKYALNTNDKNMLAAIGGTYMNNKNLSEAKRWFERAYNAGEKRVDINIAQINANQNNMSEALKWYKRAAARGEKDANRGIGLIYFNQNRNTEAREYLKKAYNSGMKELSMPIAITYHKQNNMEEAKKWYAIAAANGDKDAKKNLAILNSAGSAKTNASNDPLFNSPIDKAPSLTGGTPNKTKTPTDDTNSTNIVKNGNNQNQGVTVDYTPQDKKSGNSDPNDMFNVDTN
- a CDS encoding DUF1294 domain-containing protein — translated: MKLYEIILSYLLMINIFTMYTFFLDKSKAKNKKWRIKESTLFLLSIAGGSLGALLGMKLFKHKTKHWYFKYGIPFILIVQIILTAYVTVRFRDL
- the argH gene encoding argininosuccinate lyase, with the protein product MKKLWEGRFKKETNKLLEKFNASILFDCRMYAEDINGSIIHSRMLAKQNIISVEEQKEIETGLLKIKEEIQNENFEFKIEDEDIHMAVEKRLTELIGPVAGKLHTARSRNDQVALDIRMYTRNKAHYITELLISLEKTLINLAEKNIDIIIPGYTHLQRAQPILFSHHLMAYFQMFRRDITRLSDYLERSDEMPLGAGALAGTTFNIDRHYVAQELGFSAVTQNSLDSVSDRDFIIELSSAISIISMHLSRFSEEIIIWCTSEFNFLKLDDAFSTGSSIMPQKKNPDIPELIRGKTGRIYGNLMGILTTMKALPLAYNKDMQEDKEGIFDSIDNIEISLEIFNEMLATITINDGEILKSMKYGFLNATDVADYLAKKGIPFRNAHKIVGEIVSSCEDKKIAIDDMTLEDFKNFSPVFESDITEIIKTENCVNERKSFGGTSKDNVLMQIKNGNDFLNSLIS
- a CDS encoding ABC transporter substrate-binding protein; this encodes MKKIGIIILSMLLIFGCGNGGVPKDDKNAGEEKITVKFIFPEGLPALSVLGMYSENKQFEDNVNIEYEKAATAETLTGSLLTEDDNIIAIVPSSLAAQLYNKNMGYKILGTVSWGSLYLVSSENISGLEDLKNKKTGIIGRGQTPDIVFRNILNKNNIDAESLDLEYFSSGTELASALAAGKIKTAVLSEPAASVLLKKNTDVKMILSLNEEWKKLYSNKYGFPQATLIAKEGVLKKYPDIAKKLALELEEQNKWLTGEGNKEDFLKKAELSIPAAFLPEIIKNSNINFLSIKETENYYLEYYKILSDFDVKTIGGKIPDSGIFYEK
- the efp gene encoding elongation factor P — protein: MKQAMELRQGSTYRKDNVPYLILKADRHQSTSGKKARAAEMKFKIKDLISGKVQEITVLSTEMIDDIILDRNQMQFLYAMDEEYFFMDQETFDQITLSKDDLGDAVDFLIEEMVIQVLMYEGTPVGVELPNTVVREVTYTEPGLKGDTIGKATKPATVSTGYILQVPLFIKIGDKIKIDTRTGDYMERAND
- a CDS encoding argininosuccinate synthase — encoded protein: MSKDKVVLAYSGGLDTSIIIPWLKENYDLEVIACCVNVGQEDDMEEVRKKAVESGATKVYVEDKREEFVRDYAFRGLKAGAVYEHKYLLGTAFARPLIAKTLVDVAHKEDAKYICHGATGKGNDQVRFETGIASFDPELKIIAPWRMWDISSREDAIDYANKHGISVPVTKEKIYSRDQNLWHISHEGGDIEDLTTEHQEDILYLMTTSPEKAKNDPTYVEISFEKGWPVKVDGKALAPVELLETLNKIAGENGVGITDIVENRIVGMKSRGIYETPGGTLLMEALNELECIIFDKDTLNFKKLVSQKYADLTYSGQWFTPLREALDAFVDKVHENATGTIKLKLYKGNIKVAGRYSDYALYSEKISSFGDSGELYSHKDAEGFIKLFSLPNKIRASKK
- a CDS encoding ABC transporter permease, yielding MKNKYLIFFLSILGTGIIWELISKYVGNDVIFPGLSSILREIKLIIFQDTFFREIYSTFIRILCAFLISIISSLILGIISANFKAVRIFLKPQISFIKYAPIIAMIVLVLIWFPKEISPLVIGTVISFPIFYDNIVGSINNIDPEIKKLIKVFHINRKDSIIKLYFPALLYNLTNIASSVFGLILKTVIAGEIYSQPKYGVGSGILNEKLTLNTQGIIAWIIIIVFFSFILDFIFRIFRNKVMFWRENG
- a CDS encoding ATP-binding cassette domain-containing protein translates to MADYRFENINVSFGTDVIYKNFSIEFEKNRITTILGRSGCGKTTLLNYIMKDILRYKNLSCVFQEEILVKWLTVYENIELVLKNKGLSKTEKNEIIIKNLRLVNLNGYEKYYPSSLSGGMKQRVNIARAASYPADLLFMDEPFKSIDIINKEEIIGKLKQEIKSRNQTAVMVSHDLDEAIDFSDNIICISGTEGKKIKKFSVNKYISKEMLIKYI